Proteins found in one Arachis stenosperma cultivar V10309 chromosome 8, arast.V10309.gnm1.PFL2, whole genome shotgun sequence genomic segment:
- the LOC130946655 gene encoding uncharacterized protein LOC130946655 isoform X2 — protein sequence MVLARINDNWRRYKTTIKQTHFLPYKCVNEMLKNRPKSIPESHFRKLIAYWRTEKVKKMSAQNKKNRAQQKFRHRKGPINFARIRARLENNEPPTQAEMFVETRQSTKGKSLDEDTLDVIAHLQAENKKSKESAIRAFQSIFGKEKAGRVRCHGRVTTPTLLKKNEEIATLKQQHATEKATLENKVDVMQKEVDELKSLVKMMLQQKSSGVDLDMLAAQLGSTLGNPNNDAHEEENYVEGEIELD from the exons ATGGTCCTTGCTCGTATCAATGACAACTGGAGAAGGTATAAGACTACAATAAAGCAAACTCATTTTCTGCCATATAAATGTGTTAATGAGATGCTGAAAAATCGTCCTAAGAGCATACCTGAGAGTCATTTTCGTAAGTTAATTGCTTATTGGAGAACTGAGAAAGTTAAG AAAATGTCTGCGCAGAATAAGAAAAATAGGGCACAACAGAAATTTAGGCATCGAAAGGGACCAATAAATTTTGCAAGAATACGTGCAAGATTG GAAAATAATGAACCACCTACTCAAGCAGAAATGTTTGTTGAGACTCGCCAAAGCACAAAGGGAAAATCATTGGATGAAGATACTCTGGATGTTATT GCACATTTGCAAGCTGAGAATAAAAAGTCTAAAGAATCAGCAATTAGAGCTTTCCAATCCATATTTGGGAAAGAGAAGGCAGGGAGAGTGCGATGTCACGGAAGAGTTACCACACCAACTTTGTTGAAGAAAAATGAGGAAATTGCCACCCTTAAGCAGCAACATGCAACTGAGAAAGCAACATTAGAGAATAAGGTTGATGTGATGCAAAAAGAAGTAGATGAACTTAAATCGCTTGTTAAGATGATGCTGCAACAAAAAAGCTCAGGAGTGGACCTTGACATGTTAGCTGCTCAATTAGGAAGCACTTTAGGGAATCCGAACAATGATGCGCATGAAGAGGAAAACTATGTTGAAGGGGAAATCGAACTTGATTAA
- the LOC130946655 gene encoding uncharacterized protein LOC130946655 isoform X1 — MVLARINDNWRRYKTTIKQTHFLPYKCVNEMLKNRPKSIPESHFRKLIAYWRTEKVKKMSAQNKKNRAQQKFRHRKGPINFARIRARLAAFKENNEPPTQAEMFVETRQSTKGKSLDEDTLDVIAHLQAENKKSKESAIRAFQSIFGKEKAGRVRCHGRVTTPTLLKKNEEIATLKQQHATEKATLENKVDVMQKEVDELKSLVKMMLQQKSSGVDLDMLAAQLGSTLGNPNNDAHEEENYVEGEIELD, encoded by the exons ATGGTCCTTGCTCGTATCAATGACAACTGGAGAAGGTATAAGACTACAATAAAGCAAACTCATTTTCTGCCATATAAATGTGTTAATGAGATGCTGAAAAATCGTCCTAAGAGCATACCTGAGAGTCATTTTCGTAAGTTAATTGCTTATTGGAGAACTGAGAAAGTTAAG AAAATGTCTGCGCAGAATAAGAAAAATAGGGCACAACAGAAATTTAGGCATCGAAAGGGACCAATAAATTTTGCAAGAATACGTGCAAGATTG GCTGCTTTTAAGGAAAATAATGAACCACCTACTCAAGCAGAAATGTTTGTTGAGACTCGCCAAAGCACAAAGGGAAAATCATTGGATGAAGATACTCTGGATGTTATT GCACATTTGCAAGCTGAGAATAAAAAGTCTAAAGAATCAGCAATTAGAGCTTTCCAATCCATATTTGGGAAAGAGAAGGCAGGGAGAGTGCGATGTCACGGAAGAGTTACCACACCAACTTTGTTGAAGAAAAATGAGGAAATTGCCACCCTTAAGCAGCAACATGCAACTGAGAAAGCAACATTAGAGAATAAGGTTGATGTGATGCAAAAAGAAGTAGATGAACTTAAATCGCTTGTTAAGATGATGCTGCAACAAAAAAGCTCAGGAGTGGACCTTGACATGTTAGCTGCTCAATTAGGAAGCACTTTAGGGAATCCGAACAATGATGCGCATGAAGAGGAAAACTATGTTGAAGGGGAAATCGAACTTGATTAA